Genomic segment of Drosophila biarmipes strain raj3 chromosome 2L, RU_DBia_V1.1, whole genome shotgun sequence:
TAAGCCACATGATGCAGCAACTGGGTCGCGCGTACTCGAACATGTACGGGATGTACTGCCTGGTCATCTTTTTCACGACGATCATCGCCACCTACGGCAGCATCAGCGAGATCATCGACCACGGGGCCACCTACAAGGAGGTGGGTGCATTCATATGTCAGACATGGGTCGGGTCATATCATTGCTTTGTATATTAACACTCCAGGTTGGTCTCTTCGTCATCGTGTTCTACTGCATGGGCCTGCTGTACATCATCTGCAACGAGGCCCACTACGCCTCCCGGAAGGTGGGACTCGACTTCCAGACGAAGCTGCTCAACATCAACCTGACCGCCGTGGACGCCGCCACCCAGAAGGAGGTGGAGATGCTCCTGGTGGCCATCAACAAGAACCCGCCCATCATGAACCTGGACGGGTATGCGAACATCAACCGGGAGCTCATCACGACCAACATATCCTTCATGGCCACCTACCTCGTGGTCCTCTTGCAGTTCAAGATCACCGAGCAAAGGCGCATCGGCCAGCAGCAGTCCTAGAATTACCTACTtttaacaataaatgtttgctATCTTATTATTGGCCTATTGCAGTTAAGAAAGAGAATAAGCATTCTCGTTTATTCTTCAATCCTTGAAATGATTGCCTAAagaaatttttcattttaaaagaactATTGCCTCCTATGATCACCATTCCAGGAGGATTTTTACAAAGTTTCAGTTTACTTTCTAATAATCCACGTTATGAAGCGGATGAAAGCGGCCTGATCAACATGACGGCATGTTTCATGTTATTCCAATTGCTTTCGAAGTTCCACCAAGTAATGCCGCCATTACCCTGATCCTCGCCGTACAACCCACACAAGTCGCTAAATAATGCGGATAATAAGATAAACAATTCGATAATACAAATGGTTCGGTTAAATATGAATTGTCTTACCAGCCAGGTAGTAGGACAACTTTTGTATAAATTGATTGCTTACCTGTCAAGACAATTACCAAACCACCAAGCTCCAGTAAAGGATTCGGCACAGTTCCCACCCCAAAGGTCGTTATCGCGATCCTTGGTGCTAAACTGCATACTCCTGTGACGACTGAGAGAGTCGCCGAAGTTCCCCGAATATAATCCCAACGATTCCATTGTGTAGTTGTTGCTCTCTGGACCAATTTTAAACGAATCGTAGCGCGCGTAGCCCGCACTACCATTGAAATCCGCCAGGATGACCAGAAGCTCCTGGGGCTCCGACGCCGTCAAGGCGTGTAACTTGTCCAGCCCCATAAAGAACTCGTTGTCCAGATCGCCAAAGCCTTTTTGGTAGTCCTCCCACCCAAGGTAAAAGTCCTGGCTGCCATCGTTGCGACGCAGAAACACCGTCCAACCTCCACCGTGGCTTTCCTGATCGCAGGTCACCTCGAAGGGGTACGCACTGTACTCAGGCAAGCGAACCAAGAGTTTACTGCTGTTGGATGATTCGGCGCAGCTGGTTGGGTAAGTATTTGTCACAAAGCTAACGAAATTTTTGGCCAATCCTTCCAAAATGACTGCCTGACGCTGTTGCTCCTCACTAGCAGATAATAGTTAGATATTTAAAGAAAGTAATCATATTTATAGATGTAGACTCACCGCACTTCAGCTAACTCAGATTTCGGTGCACATGTACAAACGTCAGTTCCATTTGTAATGAATTCAGTTTCGTTTTCAATGGCAATGGCACTTGAAAATACCAGCGAAAATAAAACTCCTAAAAGCAGCATATCTTTACTATAGATCTCTGAGTACTGAGAAAAAGTTTCTTAATAAGCCCATACTTATAGTTTTATAATCTAAattgttgtatttatttaatgcttATCTTAAAGATAAAGAAATAGAAGAGATTATatattgtttacttttttagCACTGTGTAGTTCTTAAACGACTTCTCCCTAAGAAGCTAAGAAAgtttgcataaatttatgTTACATAAATATAGAgggttgtatttttttttactatctTTATTGTGggattaaataatataacttcATATACTTATGTCCCACTGAAAGAAAATTACTTTCTAAATGAGCAGTTTTTAATCCtaaaagaaacaaaagcaCCATAAACTGTAAATTCCTTTATTTAGAATAGATAACAACTTAAGAATTAAACATCGTTTTGTAACCgctaaaatatacatttatatgaatattaatttttgatgTGCTTTATATGCTTGGTATTCACTGTCTTATAACATTTTCCTAAAAAATTTACTACTCCCCTACCAATTTCACCCTACCCTTTAAAACTCAAAGCACTTGTGGAACATGTGCCATCGGCGCAAGCAGGACTACAGTGGCAACAGCTACCTGGGACTCCACCTGGGTACCCAGCTCCTCCGCGCCTTGATCCTCGACTCCAACCTGAAGGTGGCCTACGTGGCGCAGATCCGCTACGACGTCGACCTGCCCGAGTTCAAGACGATCAATGGCATCCTGCCGGAAGGTGAACCGGGTGAGTACCTGGCCAACCCGGTGATGTGGGTAAAGGCGCTGGACatgctgatggactgcctggTGAAGCAGGGCGCGGATCTGCACTCAGTGGCCTCGATTGCCGGAGCTGCGCAGCAGCACGGCTGTGTCTTCTGGTCGGACTTGGGCCTCCGGCGTCTGTGCAACCTGAACGCCCACCTGCGGCTCCACGAGCAGCTCAACGAGAGCGCCTTCGAGCTGACCAGGACGCCCACGTGGCGAGATTCGTCCACGGACAAGCAGGTGCACGAAATGGAGCAAGCCGTCGGCGGTCCCGCTGAACTTTCCAGCATAACGGGCTCGAGGGCGTACGCCAGGTTCACGGGCCCCCAGATCCGGAAGATACACACCCAGTGCCCGGAGCACTACGAGCGGACCTCCAGGATCTCCCTGATCAGCAGCTTCTTGGCCTCGCTGCTTATTGGCGGCATGGCCTCCATCGACTTCACAGACGGCTCGGGAATGAATCTGATGGATATTCGGCGGAAGAAGTGGTCGCCCGAGTGCCTGGATGCCTGTGCTCCGGACTTGGCCAGGCGTCTGATGAAACCCATTGCTCCTAACCGGCTGCAAGGCCGCGTTGCGGACTACTATGTGAGGCGATGGAACTTCCGGCCGGACTGCATGGTGGTGGCCTCCGCCGGGAGTAAGGCCTCCGAGCTGGCCGGTCTGCTGGTGGAGAAGGACTTCCTCATGCTGTCGCTGGACACCAGCGATGTGGTGGTGATGCCCCTGAAGAGGGCTCCGCGACTCGAGGATGGCCATGTGATGTGCCATCCCACGAGGACGGACGAGTACATGGGCGTGCTGTGCTTCCACAATGGAGCCCTCACCCGGAAGGCCGTCTGCGAGGAGGTGGCCAATGGCAGTTGGGTGCGCTTCTATGAGATGCTGGGTGACACGCCCCCGGGCAATAATGGAAATGTGGCCGTGCACTTCCGGGACCGAGAGATCATACCCATTGCCCAGGGCATTCTGCGCTGGGATGCCGGCATAGACTTTATGTCGGCGGAGTGTCTGCGGGGTCTTCCGGCCTTTGCCACCCCTGAGATCGAGGTGCGAGCCGTGATCGAGGGTCAAATCATGCACCACTACGCCATCGCCCGCGAGATGGGCTTCCACAAGTCGAAGTACACCAAGGTGATCGTGGTGGGTGAAGATTCCAGGAGCCAGCATGTGCTGCAGATCGTGGCGGACATCTTTGACGCCCCTGTGTACCAGAGATCAGGAGTGGAGGTCAGCCTGCTGGGCTGCGCCTTTCGGGCCAGGTACGCCTTCTACGAGCACCGCGAGTCCAACTGCAACTGCCAATCCTGCAAGATGCCCAAGGGCCGGCAGCCCAGGCTCAGCTACGAGGAGTTCTTCCGGAACATCCCCTCCGGCTTGCACCTGGCTGCGGAGCCCACTCCGGGATCGGAGAAGATATACACACCCCTGATCGCCCGCTGCACCCAGATTTGCCGACTGCTGGCCGCCAAATCCAGCGTGTACTTTTACCACGATGAGGACGAGTAAAAGATATGGCTTTCCTTGTTTCTTTCTAcgtttctatgcaaatcaATAAAGTATCCTAGAGTAAACTAAAGAGCGATGAAGTACCAAGTCAAGGGGCAGGTGGAACGGGCCTAGAAGTCCGCATCCCAGCCGGAGAGCTCGTCCGGCGGCTCGTTCAAGTCGCAGGGGAAGCGGTCGAAGTAGCGCACGTCCGTCGGGTGGGCGATGGGGCGCACGAAGGGCGGGATCAGCAGCTGGCTGGACAAGCCGTCCCAGTCGAAGCCCAGGAACCACCTGAAAGTGgggaaatcaattaaatagTACTAAGCCCCAATTTACAATATCAAGAATTCGAACTCAATACGTGAAACATAAAATAATGCAGTAAGTATACATAATAGATAGACTATTATCTAGTTTCCTTAAGTAGACTGACTGGGTATTCTCTCACTTGTGTTTCTTGATATCCTGGATGCCACCAGTCTGGTAGCCCAGGCGCTCCGAGGGAACATCGCGGCACAGGCGTTTGATGAGTTGAACGGCCCAACGGGAGATGTGCTTGGGAAAGGCTATCATGTCAATGCCCTTCAGGATGAGGTTGTACGTCTGCATGGGGTCAGGAGCACTGAATGGTGGGCTGTTCCATAAAGATAATCGTTTTTAGGAGAGTTCCGAAAACCATTATTACCTTCTGATACTTACGTTCCGTTTAGCAGCTCATGGATGAGGATGCCCAACGCCCAGTAGTCCACGGCTCGGTCGTGACCCTTGTTCAGGATGATCTCGGGCGCCACGTACTCCGGGGTGCCGCAGAAGGTCCACGTCTTGGCACTCGTTCCGATCTGCTTGGCGAAGCCGAAGTCCACGATCTTCACATAGCCTCGCTCATCCAGCATGAGGTTCTCCGGCTTCAGATCTCGATAGATGATCCCGCGGGCATGGAGGTACTCAAAGGCCTGCAAGACACAGCCAATGATGAACTGCGCCGCGTTGTCCTCGAAGGATCCGCGATCCCGAAGCATCGTCCAGATCTCGCCACCCATACAGGCCTCCAGGAGCATGTAGGCGTACTTCTCGTCCCTGAACGTGCGATACAATCGGCACACGAAGGGACACCTCGAGCTGAGCATGATGTGGCGCTCGCTGAAGATGTGCTCCTCCTGCTTGGTGTCCACAATGTGTTGTTTCTTCAGGCACTTCAAGGCGAAGATATCCACGCTATCCTGATGGTGGGCCTTGACCAGCTCCACGCGACCAAAGCCACCGATGCCCAGGGTGCTGACCACCTCGAGATCAGTGAGCTTAAGATCGGGGAACTCctgcagcagctcctcctTAGGCTCATCATGGCTGCTCTCCCTTGCCTGCTTCATGGCCAGCATCCTGCTCTCATCCCCGTAGTCCTTCTCCTTCAGCTCGCAGAGATCGCCAATCAGTCGTTTGAAAGAGTCCCTGTCCAGGGTGAGGCACTCCACACCTGGAGACAGGGCGATGATGTTGGCCGTTCGCTTGTCCTCGTTGATCAGGGCCTGCTCTCCGAAGTAGTCTCCCCGGGACAGAGTTCGGAGCTCCGTTTCTTCCGGGATGGTGGGGGTCAGCTTCTGGGTCACCCGGACATTGCCCTGCGAGATCAGGAAGAAGCTGTCGCCGGCGGTGCCCTGGCGGATGATGTAGGTGCCCGCGGCGTAGAACTCCAGCTCCAGGACATCCGCAATCTTGGCCAGCAGCTCCTCGCTGAGGTTCTTCAGCAGAGGCACTGATCTGAGGAAGTTCACACTGTTTTCCCTGCGCTGCAGTCCCGTGCACATCATGATCTGCTGAAAGACCCTTCGGTCCAGCACCCACACCCTGGCCGCCTCACTCAGCACCCGAATGGAGGCCGTCCTGGTGCAGTTGTAGAGGATGGCCAGCTCCCCGAAGGCCTTGCCCGGCCCCATCTTGTCCAGCACCTTGCCCTGCTGCATCACCGCAAACTCGCCGGCTGCTGAGACGTACAAGTGGGCACCCACTTCGCCCTCGCGGATCACAAACTCCCCGGCGGCGATGCTTTTGGAGTACATGGAGTCCACCAGTTCGCGCACCTGGGAGGCGTCTATGTTCTTCAGGAAGTCGTTGTCCATGATGGCgtcttttatttgctgctTAGCACTGTGGAAGATCAGAATAGTGTATTTTTTTCGTATCAATATAATaggttaatttaaaataggaTCTACTGTGAAATACAAGAATAGATAAGACTTACCTGAAATCCTTGTCGTATTTGGGAATCGGAATGCTGTAGGACTGCTGCATGGACTGCACGCAGCTCTCGGCGGAGACACCCTGTTTTTTAATCGCAGCGGGCGTGGCCTTGGGTCTGGGGTCCTCCGTCGATGGCGAAGGAGAGGCCGCTGGGGAGCCCGTGGAAAGAGCTGCGGAGTGGGGCAGTGGTCCCAGGGAGAGCGCCTCCAGTGCGAACTCCGGACTGGTGGGCATCACCATGCCGCACGAGCTGCATACGTGCGGATCCCGCTCCCTGCCCTCCTGCTCGCCACACTGCTCCGGCAGAGGGTAGAGCTTCGTCTTGGCCTTCTCGCTCCGGGTGACGTTCAGGTGGTTGGTGGTCTGCTGGAGCACACTCTGGAAGAGAGGAAGGCGGGAAGGAAGATGGGCGTCAGGAGATGGGTGGGATAGGAGCAACAATTGTCATGCGTCGCCCAATCAATTCCCCGGCAATTGTAAGCCAATCAATTGAGGGGCCGCGTGATTCCCTCGACACCCAAGCCCAACTCAATTAGGTGACCCACTGCGGATGGCATTCACATGCTGCCACGATGACAAATCCCGGGATGGAAAGCACGGTGAGCTTTTTcacgttttaaatttaaacatagATAAATGGAATCTTACATCTTCAATAAGTTTTACTTTGATAAAAGCTAACTCTACCAGATCAAAATGCCaaaatattacatatttttatagttgTCTAGCTtgtgcatttaaaatttagttttatagAAGGTATTAAAATGTAAGATAAATAAAGTATAAGACATCGAAAAGATATACTGGCTACTCCATATGTTGCATTCATGGTTTATTTTTCCAACAACTTTTCTCTCCCAGTGTATGCCAATTGGGTGCGTATTTTGTGACTCCCTTATCACAGTCCGCAAATAGAATGCTAAATTTTCCCCTTGGCGGCGTGACCCAAAAACGGCTAGATAAAGTCGTAGCCCAAAGGTAAATCCGAATCCGAGGCGCCTCCCCAGAAAGCCAGAAAGTAGACCTAGTCATAGGGTTCCAGTTTCGGGCTCAGCACTCCAGTTCCACTTCCAGCTCAGAGGGTACACATGATAAGCCGAATGTCAGGGCGAGGTGTTGCCACCTACCACCCCCGCCCAATCGCCCATCTCCCAACGCCAACCTCCAACCACCTTTTGCttgttttccaaattatttgcATAGAAATTAGCATTTCAAAAACACTCTTCATTGGCCCAGCTcacatttcctttttttctcgCTCGCCGCGTTTTATTCGGATTCTGTTTCAgtcttttttgtgtttttcgaGATGCGCGTGCTGCCCGGTCGGAACTATATTATCTATGTatctttttgtatttttgtttacccACAAAGTAATCTGCGGATCTGCGAGATCTGGGGTACCGGAGGGGAATGCTCGAGCTGGAGGTGATCCGGCAATTAGCGACGCACACTCGCGGTGGGATTAGGTGCCGAAGAGCTTTACATCTCGCCAAAGATACAATTCTCCGCGGATGGGGATTTCACTAAGCTAGGAAAATTTTCATTAGGACAGGGAAATGTTTTTGGATGTGCtcaaaaatgtaagaaaaGTGAAGAGCGTATTCGTTCCACATTTCGAGTTCCGGGAAATGCAAAAGATATTtctgtttaaatatatatctccTATATACCTCCCACAACCATGATGGCAATTTAAGCCGCcctctaatttatttaacattagCAATTTCGCAGCCACAGCTCTCTGATTTTTACAGCCCCAATTAGTGAGATaatggaaattaaatgattttcgGCTTCCAGATTGTTTGAGAAGTGGCTACCGAGTATCCGCGAGTCGCAAGTCTCTAACTTCCACTCGTTTCTTTGGGCTATAAAATTGTGCACGACGACGAGATCTCGCCAAGAAGTGCTAATCACTTGGCTCAATAAATCTGCCTCACAGTTTAAATATGTGTGGATGGCCAGCGAGGTGGGAAGGGGGTTGTTAGATAGATATGGATATCTAGCAAGGGCATGGGTTAGCCCCCCTTTCCGGCCCACCTCCCTGCGGTTCAGTGGGGTAGGCATGGTAGACAATATATGGGGTGTATCTGATATCTGGGCAGagtctgctgctgttgcccaGATAACGATGTGATTGCGATAGAGGAGGGGTCGGTGTCTCTCTGTCGGCGTGTGTATTTGCAGATACTTTGTATCTCTGCGATACACAAAGCGAATTCGAATTTAGTCCGAAAAATAGTGCGGTCTGTGTGGAAGCTCCTGAGCTTATCTGAACTTCCAGGGGCAGCAAACAAAACAGAGCAAACAAAGTGATGCGATAGACAGCGATGGATGGCTTTTCCCCATGTTTCCCCTACCTCCATGGTGACTCCACCCCACCTCCTGCCCGTCGCCATTCTCACCTTCAGCTTGTGGATTTCCCGGTGCAGCTTGACCAGCTCGCTTTCCCGACTCCGCACCATTTCCCTCAGGGCCTGCACATCCTTGGTCAGGTTGCTGACGATCGCCTCCCGTTCGCGGTCGGTCATCATTGCCGCGGCCATTTGGTCGAAGGTCACTGGTGTCGAGTCACTGGTTACCCAATCCCCAGATCTACGTTACGGGGTTCTTTATCCAAGGGCTATTCCATTCAGGCGGAGATGCTCCTCCGCTGCGTTTTGCTGGCGGTTTGCGTGCGCGCGCGGTTCGTTGGCGACTGCCATCAGACGGCGATCGACGCGGCGTATACGTGATTTATCAGAGAGAAAGCGAGAGCGACCAGGGGCTGCGATATGAAAGAGCGTCGAAGGCGCAAAAGAGCGATCTCGGCTTATCAGCAGAGTAAATAAAAGCGAAAGAGCAAGGAAAGGAAAATTAAGTGGCTAACAGCAATTTTCATCAATTTTCATTAGAGAAGCTCGTAGACTTCGTTACCCGTTTCATTAATTCCTTTTAACATTAATTGTATCTACAAATAGGCGTTGGGTTAAAGACACATTTAATATATTCTGTCTTAAAAATCAATTGCTTTCACAAAATATAAGAGCGGTAAAGACAAAGGAGTtggagttttaattaaaaacaatatatatttatgaactCGGTTTTACGGCTCCAATTGTAAGCCTTTAAGCGAGGGTCAGTATTATTTTGACTCACTAACATTTTCAAATACgtattattaaaaagtgaatataaaaaagtaaagctATCCCTTAAAGACAATTTAATTTGACTACACTGCTGgccgaaaaacaaaacccaGCCACAGAAGCCGGGCGTAATTTGATGATGACAGCCAACGCGACATCCACAGGAGGACAACAGGGGCTGATGATGGGTCAAGAGGGGTTAGAAGGGGCTAGAAAGGGGTTGGAAGGGGCTGCAAGGGGCAGGAAGCGACAGGGCAAGGGCAGATGCGAA
This window contains:
- the LOC108029194 gene encoding cGMP-dependent protein kinase, isozyme 1; this encodes MAAAMMTDREREAIVSNLTKDVQALREMVRSRESELVKLHREIHKLKSVLQQTTNHLNVTRSEKAKTKLYPLPEQCGEQEGRERDPHVCSSCGMVMPTSPEFALEALSLGPLPHSAALSTGSPAASPSPSTEDPRPKATPAAIKKQGVSAESCVQSMQQSYSIPIPKYDKDFSAKQQIKDAIMDNDFLKNIDASQVRELVDSMYSKSIAAGEFVIREGEVGAHLYVSAAGEFAVMQQGKVLDKMGPGKAFGELAILYNCTRTASIRVLSEAARVWVLDRRVFQQIMMCTGLQRRENSVNFLRSVPLLKNLSEELLAKIADVLELEFYAAGTYIIRQGTAGDSFFLISQGNVRVTQKLTPTIPEETELRTLSRGDYFGEQALINEDKRTANIIALSPGVECLTLDRDSFKRLIGDLCELKEKDYGDESRMLAMKQARESSHDEPKEELLQEFPDLKLTDLEVVSTLGIGGFGRVELVKAHHQDSVDIFALKCLKKQHIVDTKQEEHIFSERHIMLSSRCPFVCRLYRTFRDEKYAYMLLEACMGGEIWTMLRDRGSFEDNAAQFIIGCVLQAFEYLHARGIIYRDLKPENLMLDERGYVKIVDFGFAKQIGTSAKTWTFCGTPEYVAPEIILNKGHDRAVDYWALGILIHELLNGTPPFSAPDPMQTYNLILKGIDMIAFPKHISRWAVQLIKRLCRDVPSERLGYQTGGIQDIKKHKWFLGFDWDGLSSQLLIPPFVRPIAHPTDVRYFDRFPCDLNEPPDELSGWDADF
- the LOC108029019 gene encoding ryncolin-1, encoding MLLLGVLFSLVFSSAIAIENETEFITNGTDVCTCAPKSELAEVREEQQRQAVILEGLAKNFVSFVTNTYPTSCAESSNSSKLLVRLPEYSAYPFEVTCDQESHGGGWTVFLRRNDGSQDFYLGWEDYQKGFGDLDNEFFMGLDKLHALTASEPQELLVILADFNGSAGYARYDSFKIGPESNNYTMESLGLYSGNFGDSLSRHRSMQFSTKDRDNDLWGGNCAESFTGAWWFGNCLDSDLCGLYGEDQGNGGITWWNFESNWNNMKHAVMLIRPLSSAS
- the LOC108029195 gene encoding xylulose kinase — its product is MCHRRKQDYSGNSYLGLHLGTQLLRALILDSNLKVAYVAQIRYDVDLPEFKTINGILPEGEPGEYLANPVMWVKALDMLMDCLVKQGADLHSVASIAGAAQQHGCVFWSDLGLRRLCNLNAHLRLHEQLNESAFELTRTPTWRDSSTDKQVHEMEQAVGGPAELSSITGSRAYARFTGPQIRKIHTQCPEHYERTSRISLISSFLASLLIGGMASIDFTDGSGMNLMDIRRKKWSPECLDACAPDLARRLMKPIAPNRLQGRVADYYVRRWNFRPDCMVVASAGSKASELAGLLVEKDFLMLSLDTSDVVVMPLKRAPRLEDGHVMCHPTRTDEYMGVLCFHNGALTRKAVCEEVANGSWVRFYEMLGDTPPGNNGNVAVHFRDREIIPIAQGILRWDAGIDFMSAECLRGLPAFATPEIEVRAVIEGQIMHHYAIAREMGFHKSKYTKVIVVGEDSRSQHVLQIVADIFDAPVYQRSGVEVSLLGCAFRARYAFYEHRESNCNCQSCKMPKGRQPRLSYEEFFRNIPSGLHLAAEPTPGSEKIYTPLIARCTQICRLLAAKSSVYFYHDEDE